From one Methanobrevibacter woesei genomic stretch:
- a CDS encoding metallophosphoesterase family protein, with protein MKFLAISDIHGEENENLYRYVKENDIDLVLVAGDITDFGPLEFVGQFMDNLFDCDCDVVAIPGNCDPSGICNSITESGALCLHNNIIAYGDAVIFGYGGSNPTPFDTPGEIQDNKIYGDVYELLAEYDYLANDKVPKVRILLTHAPPFNTDADLTDGGDHVGSQGIQKSIHEFKPEISICGHIHEAKSISKLGDNTIVANPGMLKDNGAILINIENGKNYSVDIIDLSS; from the coding sequence ATGAAATTTTTAGCAATTAGTGATATTCACGGCGAAGAAAATGAGAATTTATATAGGTATGTTAAAGAAAATGATATTGATTTAGTTCTTGTTGCAGGAGATATTACTGATTTCGGTCCTTTAGAGTTTGTTGGTCAATTTATGGATAATCTTTTTGACTGTGATTGTGATGTAGTAGCTATTCCTGGAAACTGTGACCCTTCAGGTATTTGTAATTCCATCACTGAAAGTGGAGCATTATGCTTACACAATAATATTATAGCATATGGGGATGCAGTTATTTTTGGTTATGGAGGTTCTAATCCAACTCCTTTTGATACTCCTGGTGAAATTCAAGATAATAAGATTTATGGGGATGTATATGAGTTACTAGCTGAATATGATTATTTAGCTAATGATAAAGTTCCTAAAGTTAGAATTTTACTTACTCATGCTCCTCCTTTCAATACTGATGCTGATTTAACTGATGGTGGAGATCATGTTGGAAGTCAGGGTATTCAAAAATCTATTCATGAATTTAAACCAGAAATTAGTATTTGTGGTCATATCCATGAGGCAAAATCCATTAGTAAATTAGGAGATAACACTATTGTTGCAAATCCAGGTATGCTTAAAGATAATGGGGCTATCTTAATTAATATTGAAAATGGAAAAAATTATTCTGTTGATATTATTGATTTATCCTCATAA
- a CDS encoding 2-phosphoglycerate kinase — MIMVKGKVDGKEYQEPFSKGILARSLTTADMGSKKAYEAATEIELKLIENNINVISITELSEFVADYLRNEDPAIAEKYLKWRTLRKANGPLIILIGGASGVGTSSMAFELANRLGLKNLISTDMIREVMRKIVSKDLSPVIHKSSFNAYESIRIPKLASNPVVEGFRNQVEVVSVGVEAIIERSIKEGISTIIEGVHIVPGFINEELIEKYNIVVFTLTISDPEIHKSRFYSRCRQPWVKRSLQSYLDNFNSIRETQDFIVNQAKLSDSYIIDNVDVTTTIDMMMNDIIDKYGGIK; from the coding sequence ATGATTATGGTTAAAGGTAAAGTGGATGGTAAAGAATATCAGGAGCCTTTTTCTAAAGGTATCTTGGCACGTTCATTAACTACTGCGGATATGGGTTCTAAAAAAGCTTATGAAGCAGCCACTGAAATTGAATTAAAATTAATTGAAAATAACATTAATGTGATATCAATTACAGAATTATCAGAATTTGTTGCTGATTATTTACGTAATGAAGACCCAGCTATTGCAGAAAAATATCTTAAATGGAGAACACTTAGAAAAGCTAATGGTCCTCTAATTATTTTAATTGGCGGGGCTTCTGGAGTTGGAACTTCTTCTATGGCTTTTGAATTAGCTAACCGTTTAGGTTTAAAGAATTTAATAAGTACAGATATGATTAGGGAAGTTATGCGTAAAATTGTTTCTAAAGATTTAAGTCCAGTTATTCATAAATCCAGTTTTAATGCTTATGAAAGTATTAGGATACCTAAGTTAGCATCAAATCCAGTTGTTGAAGGGTTTAGAAATCAAGTTGAAGTTGTAAGTGTTGGTGTAGAAGCAATTATTGAAAGATCTATCAAAGAAGGAATTAGTACTATTATTGAAGGAGTCCATATTGTTCCTGGTTTTATTAATGAAGAGTTAATTGAGAAATATAATATTGTTGTTTTTACATTAACAATATCTGATCCTGAAATACATAAAAGCAGGTTTTATTCAAGATGTAGGCAGCCATGGGTTAAAAGATCTCTTCAATCTTATTTAGATAACTTTAATTCAATTAGAGAAACCCAAGATTTTATAGTTAACCAAGCAAAATTATCAGATTCTTATATCATTGATAATGTAGATGTTACAACTACAATTGATATGATGATGAATGATATTATTGACAAATATGGTGGGATAAAATGA
- a CDS encoding CBS domain-containing protein: protein MMLDKKVKEIMTTDLITITPDIDVVYAFEKLMEHKISAMPVVSDGKMVGIITATDLGHNLILDKYELGTQVEEIMVKDVVSVSPEDTIASVVETMNTSVQGSGILNQLPVIDDNGNLVGIISDGDIIKVIS from the coding sequence ATGATGTTAGATAAAAAAGTAAAGGAGATTATGACTACAGATTTGATTACCATTACTCCAGACATTGATGTAGTTTATGCATTTGAAAAATTAATGGAACATAAAATTAGTGCAATGCCTGTAGTTTCTGATGGTAAAATGGTTGGAATTATAACTGCTACAGATTTGGGCCATAATTTAATTTTAGATAAGTATGAGTTAGGTACTCAAGTTGAAGAAATCATGGTGAAAGATGTTGTTTCTGTTTCTCCTGAGGATACAATAGCTTCTGTTGTTGAAACTATGAATACTAGTGTTCAAGGATCAGGAATTCTTAATCAGTTACCAGTTATTGATGATAATGGCAATTTAGTAGGCATTATATCTGATGGAGATATTATTAAGGTTATTTCTTAA
- a CDS encoding DUF2096 domain-containing protein, which translates to MNLPSEQIWLVLVKLLTDLKKKNHEIPHEFNSDLALARSSINTYKRDPTHPEMINALANADMTLNRIQESLITMAEEEGEEYLDKWLDYLKRATKGETVFEMPQSRSKFLINTPPGMSSGRITLKNPLAEERVNEIAEWNGLIIEFDDDCTVALYGDKDKVQHGLKEMGPFFSE; encoded by the coding sequence ATGAACTTGCCTTCTGAGCAAATTTGGTTAGTTCTTGTTAAATTGCTCACTGATTTAAAAAAGAAAAATCACGAAATTCCTCATGAATTTAATTCTGATTTAGCTTTAGCAAGGTCTTCAATTAATACTTATAAAAGGGATCCAACCCATCCAGAGATGATTAATGCATTAGCTAATGCTGACATGACTCTTAACAGGATTCAAGAATCTTTAATTACAATGGCTGAAGAAGAAGGGGAAGAATATCTTGATAAATGGCTTGATTACCTAAAAAGAGCTACTAAAGGTGAAACAGTATTTGAAATGCCTCAATCAAGATCTAAATTCTTAATTAACACTCCTCCCGGAATGTCCAGTGGTAGAATTACCTTAAAAAATCCTTTAGCAGAAGAAAGAGTCAATGAAATAGCTGAGTGGAACGGCCTTATTATTGAATTTGATGATGATTGTACTGTTGCACTTTATGGAGATAAAGATAAAGTTCAGCATGGTTTGAAAGAGATGGGTCCTTTCTTTTCAGAATGA
- a CDS encoding cation diffusion facilitator family transporter: MDEVRGKEGNKAAIVGVCANTFLTIFNITIGVISGSYALISEGAHTLSDIATTIIAYAGFRIGQKPADKEHPLGHGRAEAISGLIIVIFLTMVGYEIITGALDKIVNHSVITSPDSIAAIMAVIGIIINSAVSSYLISLGKKINSPAIIADGQHQRVDVFSSIAILIGIVISSAGFPILDSIIGLFIGIMILKTAYSVGRDNLNIIMGKIPTPDLYEKIEKVATNTKEVYGAHNVQIDYLGAYAIASLHIELDPNMSLDDSHKIAHIVQENILNDVDIVKSVTVHACPYGLEYDHRQEINK, from the coding sequence ATGGATGAAGTGAGGGGTAAAGAAGGTAATAAAGCAGCAATTGTAGGTGTATGTGCCAATACTTTTTTAACTATTTTTAACATAACTATTGGAGTAATATCTGGAAGTTATGCATTAATATCTGAAGGAGCACATACCCTTTCAGACATTGCAACAACAATTATAGCTTATGCGGGATTTAGAATAGGTCAAAAACCTGCAGATAAAGAACACCCATTAGGTCATGGACGTGCAGAAGCTATTTCAGGCCTCATAATAGTTATTTTTTTAACAATGGTTGGATACGAAATTATAACTGGGGCTCTTGATAAAATTGTTAACCATTCTGTTATTACAAGCCCTGACTCTATTGCTGCAATAATGGCAGTTATTGGAATCATCATAAATTCTGCAGTAAGCAGTTACCTTATCTCACTTGGTAAAAAAATAAATAGTCCAGCTATTATCGCAGATGGTCAACATCAAAGAGTTGATGTATTTTCATCTATTGCAATTTTAATTGGAATTGTTATTTCTAGTGCTGGTTTTCCAATTTTAGATTCAATAATAGGATTGTTTATTGGAATTATGATTCTTAAAACAGCTTATTCCGTTGGAAGAGATAACCTTAATATTATTATGGGAAAAATTCCAACTCCTGATTTATATGAAAAAATAGAAAAGGTAGCAACTAACACAAAAGAAGTTTATGGAGCCCACAATGTTCAAATCGATTATTTAGGAGCTTATGCAATAGCTAGTTTACATATTGAGTTAGATCCTAACATGTCTTTAGATGATTCACATAAAATAGCTCACATTGTCCAAGAAAACATATTAAATGATGTTGATATTGTAAAATCAGTTACTGTGCATGCTTGTCCTTATGGATTGGAATATGATCATAGACAAGAAATTAATAAATAA
- a CDS encoding pyridoxal phosphate-dependent aminotransferase → MLSPAMRTKKVELSQIRKMFEVTNPNAINLGIGEPDFDIPENIKRAMNNAIENNYSHYTPNKGYEELREEIVKKLKKDNNIDTNINNIIVTTGGSEAIYMCAQAFFDKGDEILLPDPSFLSYPACIDLCESKTVAVDCKMENDLKLKVEDVQEKITDKTKAIILNSPCNPTGAVMDKEDIKGIAELAEDYDFLVISDEIYEKIIYGKKHYSPGAFSDNVITLNGFSKAYAMTGIRIGYINASERFNEELLKIHQYCTACANSIGQMGALEALRGPQDSVNNMVKEFEKRRNLIVKRLKEMGYTCSKPEGAFYVYPEVENPMEFVSKAAEAGVITVPGLPFGANGEKHIRMSYANSYENIAKAMDILEEV, encoded by the coding sequence ATGTTAAGTCCAGCTATGAGAACAAAAAAAGTTGAATTATCACAAATAAGAAAAATGTTTGAAGTAACTAATCCAAATGCTATAAATTTAGGTATTGGTGAACCTGATTTTGATATTCCAGAAAATATTAAAAGAGCAATGAATAATGCTATTGAAAATAATTATAGTCATTATACTCCAAACAAAGGATATGAAGAATTAAGAGAAGAAATTGTTAAAAAACTTAAGAAGGATAACAATATTGACACCAATATAAATAATATTATTGTTACAACAGGTGGTAGTGAAGCAATATACATGTGTGCCCAAGCCTTTTTTGATAAAGGAGATGAAATATTACTTCCAGATCCAAGTTTCTTATCTTATCCTGCATGTATCGACCTTTGTGAATCAAAAACTGTAGCTGTAGACTGTAAAATGGAAAATGATTTAAAATTAAAAGTAGAAGATGTTCAAGAAAAAATCACTGACAAAACAAAAGCAATAATCTTAAATTCACCATGCAATCCTACTGGTGCAGTTATGGATAAAGAAGATATAAAAGGAATAGCTGAACTAGCTGAAGATTATGATTTTCTAGTAATTTCTGATGAAATCTATGAAAAAATAATATATGGAAAAAAACATTATTCCCCAGGTGCATTCAGTGATAATGTAATTACTCTCAATGGATTTTCAAAGGCATATGCTATGACTGGTATTAGAATTGGTTATATAAATGCCAGTGAAAGATTCAATGAAGAACTTTTAAAAATACATCAATATTGTACTGCATGTGCTAATTCAATTGGACAAATGGGTGCTTTAGAAGCATTAAGAGGACCTCAAGATTCTGTAAACAATATGGTAAAAGAATTTGAAAAAAGAAGAAATCTTATTGTTAAACGTTTAAAAGAAATGGGTTACACCTGTTCAAAACCAGAGGGTGCTTTTTATGTTTATCCAGAAGTTGAAAACCCAATGGAATTTGTATCAAAAGCAGCAGAAGCAGGAGTTATAACTGTACCTGGACTTCCATTTGGAGCAAATGGTGAAAAACACATTAGAATGTCTTATGCTAACTCCTATGAAAATATAGCTAAGGCAATGGATATCTTAGAAGAGGTATAA
- the hdrB gene encoding CoB--CoM heterodisulfide reductase subunit B: MEIAYFLGCIMNNRYPGIEKATRILFDALDIELKDMEGASCCPAPGVFGSFDEKTWASIAARNLTIAEEMGADIMTECNGCFGSLFEANHMLKEDEEKRAEINEVLSEVGREYKGTINVKHFAQILRDDVGYEKLASLIEKPLDLNVAVHYGCHFLKPTDEIGIEESAENPSILDDLVEITGAKSIPYEEKMMCCGAGGGLRSRDLDVTLSFTKEKLDNMEAAGVDAIVNVCPFCHLQFDQGQKEVNEKYGTNYSIPVFHLAQLYGLAMGLDADELTLGAQVIDAQPALAKALAQYQ, encoded by the coding sequence ATGGAGATTGCATATTTCTTAGGTTGTATTATGAACAACCGTTACCCGGGTATTGAAAAAGCAACAAGAATTTTATTTGACGCATTAGATATTGAATTAAAAGACATGGAAGGAGCATCCTGTTGTCCAGCTCCTGGTGTATTTGGTTCTTTTGATGAAAAAACATGGGCATCTATTGCAGCACGTAACTTAACCATTGCAGAAGAAATGGGTGCTGACATTATGACTGAATGTAATGGATGTTTCGGTTCATTATTTGAAGCTAACCACATGTTAAAAGAAGATGAAGAAAAAAGAGCAGAAATTAACGAAGTTTTATCTGAAGTAGGAAGAGAATACAAAGGTACTATTAACGTAAAACACTTTGCTCAAATCTTAAGAGACGATGTTGGATACGAAAAATTAGCTTCTCTTATTGAAAAACCTTTAGACTTAAATGTTGCTGTTCACTATGGTTGTCACTTCTTAAAACCAACCGATGAAATTGGTATTGAAGAATCCGCTGAAAACCCATCTATTTTAGATGATCTCGTTGAAATCACCGGTGCAAAATCTATTCCTTACGAAGAAAAAATGATGTGCTGTGGTGCTGGTGGAGGATTAAGATCCAGAGATTTAGATGTAACTTTAAGTTTCACTAAAGAAAAATTAGACAACATGGAAGCTGCTGGCGTTGACGCAATTGTAAACGTATGTCCTTTCTGCCACTTACAATTTGATCAAGGTCAAAAAGAAGTTAACGAAAAATACGGAACTAACTATAGCATCCCTGTATTCCACTTAGCTCAATTATACGGTCTTGCTATGGGATTAGATGCTGATGAGTTAACTTTAGGTGCTCAAGTTATTGATGCACAACCAGCTCTTGCAAAAGCTTTAGCTCAATATCAATAA
- a CDS encoding tRNA guanosine transglycosylase family protein, whose product MNSKFEIKSHDGPGRIGKLEDIQTPCIFHEKSLKVAPSEGSAYNVDYEIAKWNVELTLKKAEEYKDSCNIATIQGSKYIDLRVECGKRLEELGYNGFLIANSDDLLLHPRDLVDLIVTLKKELKPTSYLIFTFAEPSFMPLLSYMGIDGFLSNSSEYYSYLNVLLTPTKTYELDTYPIYEDISREELEKYNLNTLKFVIKEIQTHMKNKSLRNLVEERSNTNPQNISALKILDKKYMDYLLEYTQLY is encoded by the coding sequence ATGAATAGCAAATTCGAAATTAAATCACATGATGGCCCTGGAAGAATTGGAAAACTTGAAGATATACAAACACCCTGCATATTTCATGAAAAATCACTTAAAGTAGCTCCAAGTGAAGGATCTGCCTATAATGTTGACTATGAGATAGCTAAATGGAATGTTGAGCTTACCCTTAAAAAAGCAGAAGAATACAAAGATTCATGTAATATTGCAACAATACAAGGTTCCAAATATATTGATTTAAGAGTAGAATGTGGAAAAAGATTAGAAGAACTTGGATATAATGGTTTTTTAATTGCAAATTCTGATGACTTGCTCTTACATCCAAGAGATCTTGTTGATTTAATAGTTACTCTTAAAAAAGAATTAAAACCTACTAGCTATTTAATATTTACTTTTGCTGAACCTTCTTTCATGCCACTTCTATCATATATGGGAATTGATGGCTTTTTATCCAATTCAAGTGAATATTATAGCTATTTAAATGTTTTATTAACACCAACAAAAACTTATGAACTTGATACTTACCCTATTTATGAGGACATAAGTAGAGAAGAATTGGAAAAATATAATTTAAACACATTAAAATTTGTTATAAAAGAAATTCAAACACATATGAAAAATAAGTCTCTTAGAAATTTAGTTGAAGAAAGATCAAATACAAATCCTCAAAATATTTCAGCATTAAAAATTTTAGATAAAAAGTATATGGATTATCTATTAGAATATACTCAATTATATTAA
- the hdrC gene encoding CoB--CoM heterodisulfide reductase subunit C — MSILKRLKEILTGKNSEKESNVEEKVRVNVKSSENEDDVSETKTSESISKMNKEKAPETKKDISLKDDGSSKSISKTTSDNEEEVESELKEVENMENSDESEKSTIESAEPESVESEEIEKEAENNDSKNNKKRDNMTLLNDTELLNDSNIDKDFTAEFIDAGLETVKHCFQCGTCGGTCPSGRRTPYKVRQIVRKCLLGLKDEVISDDALWMCTTCYTCQERCPRSVAIVGIIKKARNIAAHAGYMAKAHKMTGVFVMNTGHGVPINDATKALRKQIGLAEVPPTTHSFPEALKEVQTICKACEFDELIGYDEATGGLKE; from the coding sequence ATGTCTATTTTAAAACGTCTTAAAGAGATATTAACAGGCAAAAATTCTGAAAAAGAATCAAACGTGGAAGAAAAAGTACGCGTTAATGTTAAATCTTCAGAAAATGAGGATGATGTTTCTGAAACCAAAACTTCTGAATCTATTTCAAAAATGAACAAAGAAAAAGCACCTGAAACTAAAAAAGACATATCATTAAAAGATGATGGATCTTCTAAATCTATTTCTAAAACAACTTCTGATAATGAAGAAGAGGTTGAATCTGAGCTTAAAGAAGTAGAAAATATGGAAAATTCAGATGAATCTGAAAAGTCTACAATCGAGTCAGCAGAACCTGAATCTGTTGAGTCTGAAGAAATTGAGAAAGAAGCTGAAAACAACGATTCAAAAAATAATAAAAAGAGAGATAATATGACTTTATTAAATGATACAGAATTGTTAAACGATTCAAACATCGACAAAGATTTCACAGCTGAATTTATTGATGCTGGTCTTGAAACTGTAAAACATTGTTTCCAATGTGGTACTTGTGGTGGAACTTGTCCTTCAGGAAGGAGAACTCCATATAAAGTAAGACAAATCGTAAGAAAATGTTTACTTGGATTAAAAGATGAAGTAATCTCCGATGATGCTTTATGGATGTGTACTACCTGTTACACTTGCCAAGAAAGATGTCCTAGAAGTGTAGCTATCGTAGGTATCATTAAAAAAGCAAGAAACATTGCAGCTCATGCTGGTTACATGGCTAAAGCTCACAAAATGACTGGTGTATTTGTAATGAACACTGGACATGGTGTACCTATTAACGATGCAACTAAAGCTTTAAGAAAACAAATTGGTCTTGCTGAAGTACCACCAACTACTCACTCATTCCCAGAAGCTTTAAAAGAAGTACAAACTATTTGTAAAGCATGTGAATTTGATGAATTAATCGGTTACGATGAAGCAACCGGCGGATTAAAAGAATAA
- a CDS encoding DUF749 domain-containing protein, with translation MFVATLDGIFKYQDLPEEYGPYVQFKATIEKRDKINNDDEIAILKITGTDSHHVLFLDSYNDIMEIQKELKDADAKINHTTLKIIGGHL, from the coding sequence ATGTTCGTAGCAACTTTAGATGGTATTTTCAAATATCAAGATTTGCCTGAAGAATATGGGCCTTATGTACAATTTAAAGCAACTATTGAAAAAAGAGATAAAATCAATAATGATGATGAAATAGCTATTTTAAAAATTACTGGTACTGACAGTCACCATGTATTGTTCTTGGATTCTTATAATGACATTATGGAAATTCAAAAAGAATTAAAAGATGCAGATGCAAAAATCAATCACACTACTTTAAAAATCATAGGTGGCCATTTATGA
- a CDS encoding radical SAM protein, protein MIFEKNVIQKNLKDINLRIGLCYPNIYRTAMSSLGYEILYNMINDRKDSYCERIIYPNTRSIETNSPLKDFDIISFTMQYEEDYFNIVKMLHDSEIPLRSKDRGDNDPLIIAGGPCATANPMPMADFIDLFVIGEGEKVIDPILDTYLQNPSKELTKYSDIQGVYIPKLNNSAKIAIVEDMNEAYHVTYPLISETNEEKFELAFKDSIMLNVSRGCTRGCRFCMSSYLYRPMRETGLKKLIEIAEISREKTGLNKIVLIGAAVSDYSHITELIEELKKRDFQIATPSLRIESIDETHLRMLKESGLKTLTIAPESISKLRSKINKNIPDEKIFEVVKTAFELNFNIKLYFLIGLPTETLDDIKELSEFMKKIAKYNINNNTVKFSVNPVIPKPHTPLQWEQYNLKDIKKKMRLLKKEMKGYNIKFESPKKGMIQYILSCGNRTVSNIIEKSLTKNITIKEWKEYLPNYNILKPLPWENIDIGIKKKFLVNEYKRIESGKETPWCEKGVCYNCGACND, encoded by the coding sequence TTGATATTTGAAAAAAATGTAATTCAAAAAAATCTTAAAGATATCAACTTAAGAATAGGATTATGCTATCCTAATATTTATAGAACCGCTATGTCATCACTTGGATATGAAATACTTTATAATATGATTAATGATAGAAAGGATAGCTACTGTGAACGTATAATTTATCCTAACACAAGATCTATTGAGACTAACAGCCCATTAAAAGATTTTGATATCATAAGTTTTACAATGCAATATGAAGAGGATTATTTTAATATAGTTAAAATGCTACATGACTCTGAAATACCTCTAAGAAGTAAAGATAGAGGAGATAATGATCCTTTAATAATAGCTGGTGGACCATGCGCTACTGCAAATCCAATGCCTATGGCTGATTTTATTGATTTATTTGTAATTGGAGAAGGTGAAAAAGTAATTGACCCCATTTTAGATACTTACCTTCAGAACCCAAGTAAAGAATTAACTAAATATTCAGATATTCAAGGAGTTTATATTCCTAAATTAAATAATAGTGCAAAAATAGCCATTGTAGAAGATATGAATGAAGCATATCATGTTACATACCCACTAATAAGTGAAACAAATGAAGAAAAATTTGAACTTGCTTTTAAAGATTCAATTATGCTAAATGTATCTAGAGGATGTACAAGAGGATGTAGATTCTGCATGTCCAGTTATCTTTATAGACCCATGCGTGAAACAGGACTGAAGAAGTTAATTGAAATAGCTGAAATATCCCGTGAAAAAACAGGACTAAATAAAATTGTTTTAATAGGTGCAGCAGTTTCTGATTATTCACATATCACAGAATTAATTGAAGAACTTAAAAAAAGAGATTTTCAAATTGCTACCCCTTCACTTAGAATTGAATCTATTGATGAAACTCATCTTAGAATGTTAAAAGAAAGTGGACTTAAAACATTAACAATAGCTCCAGAATCTATTTCAAAATTAAGAAGCAAAATCAATAAGAATATTCCTGATGAAAAAATATTTGAAGTTGTGAAAACTGCTTTTGAACTAAATTTTAACATTAAATTATATTTTTTAATTGGCCTTCCAACTGAAACATTAGATGACATAAAAGAATTATCTGAGTTTATGAAAAAAATTGCTAAATATAATATTAATAACAATACTGTAAAATTCAGTGTTAATCCAGTAATTCCAAAACCACATACACCACTACAATGGGAACAATATAATTTAAAAGATATTAAAAAGAAAATGAGACTTCTTAAAAAAGAAATGAAAGGATATAACATAAAGTTCGAAAGTCCTAAAAAAGGCATGATACAATATATATTATCTTGTGGAAATAGGACAGTTTCTAACATTATTGAAAAATCATTAACTAAAAACATTACCATAAAAGAATGGAAAGAATATCTCCCTAATTATAATATACTTAAACCATTACCATGGGAAAATATTGATATTGGAATAAAAAAGAAATTTCTAGTAAATGAATATAAACGAATTGAAAGTGGAAAAGAAACTCCATGGTGTGAAAAAGGAGTTTGTTATAATTGTGGAGCCTGTAATGATTAA